A window of Methanothrix sp. genomic DNA:
TTTTGTTATGACCGTCAGTGGTGTGCCGTCAGGCATCGTGACCCTTGTGTACGCTATCGCCACCGGATCCTGCGGCTCGACCTCGCTTCCATCGAAGAAGTGGAGCCTTGCCACCATGGTCCTGAAGTACTCCGGCATCCATACCTGGATCGGGACGAGGCTGTCGGCCTGCGGCTGGTAGACAGCTCCTGTGTATCTTGTGAGAGGTATGCTGCTCCATGCGGCTATCGCATGGAACTTCGTGACTGCCATCTCCACATCAGTCATTATGTACCGCGCGTTCATGTAGGGTGGCCTGCTCTCGTTCAGACGCGTGAGAACATCCTCAGCCTCACCCTCGCTCTCCGCCAGGAAGAACGGAGAGGATCCAGGTGTTCCCTTGCTCTTGCTTCCAATTCCCTCCTGGAACGGGTTGGCGTTCGGATACCTGTGGCCTATGGTCTCTATGAGATGACCGTAGTCCCACCAGGACATAACTCCGTATGCTGTCTCAGGATACTGGAAGTACTGCCCCTCTGGAGGCCGTTCATAGACATCATAGATATCAAGCCCTGGATATGGAGTGTTGTTGCGCAGCCACTCGATGGAGCTGACCCAGTCCTGATTCGGACCCACCGAGTACCTTGCTATCGCATGTGAGCTGAGAACGCTCGGGTATGCCAGTATTATCACTATGAGTATCACCGCAGCCGCTGAGGCCAGCCGCTCCGGTCGCACCTCTCTGGTCAGGTTCGATGGAGATCTTGCTAGAACATCCTCTATGTCCGAGAGTCCCGCACGTGCGTAGGCCAGGGACGCAAGATAACCGCATAGCAGGGCGACGTTGACCGCGTAGTAGTATGCGGAGCGGTTTGCAGCCAGCGTGATGATCAGCGTTACCGCGCTCCATACTATGACCAGGAGGTACGGAGCCCTTGAGTCCCTCAGGTATCTGTAAACCAGCATGCATAGACCGATGATCGCAATGTAGAACGGAGATAGTATGCGGATCAATCCAGGGAAGTTCTCGTCTATCCCCGTGACCCCCCGCCCGAGGTCCATGTATATTGGCGAGAGCTCTGCGACCGTTGCAGCTCCACCTGTCCGTGGAAGCATGTATGTCTTGAGACCGTAAACGACCGCGCTGAAGAGCTCAGGCACTGCCAGGACCACTATAAGGAGGTCGAGCAAAACCACACCAGCAACAGATCCCGGATATAGCGCCCAGGAGAGCCCGCGCCTCGAGACCTCGCGTGATGCCACAGCCAGCTCCAGACAGAATATCGAGCCAAGGAGCAGCATCGACGGCTGGAAGAGCGAGTACTGGATTATGCTGAACCTGTTGTAGGAGTGCGCAAACGGTACAACCATGAGAAAGGCGAAGAAGAGGCCTATCGCCCCTGTGATTCCCAGATACTCCCCGCTCCTTCCGCGGTAGTGTTCGACCACGCTCTGTAGGGTTATCGCGATCAGGAGTATGCCCTCGAACAGGATTCCCATGGACCACGCATCGACATACAGACCGAGGGCGATACCCGCGAGCACCGTTAGAACGAGAGGACGCTTAACCGCGTTGATGTCCCGGAGCGTGCTGAAGCTCAGAGATCGACCGCTTCTGAATGCAAGGATAAAGAGCAGCATCGATAGCGTGCTCAGCAGGATCTCAGAGGAGTGGTGATCGGTGAAACCGAGAACGGTTCTGGAGAAGAGCTGGCCCGGAAGCACCACGGTGAGAGCTGCTGCTGTTATCCCGCAGCCCCTCCCGCCGAGCTCCTTTCCGATGTGGTACACCGGAAGTATCAGGAGCGAGCCCATTATCACTGGCCAGAACGCCCCGACCACGTCAACTGTGTGGAGATCCGAGCCGCCGAGCCCGACGATCTTCGAGAGCAGGGCAACGCCCCAGCTCAGGAACGGCCCGAAGTGGAGCGGCGTCCCGTTCGGAAAGTTCGTGAGAGGATCGAACCAGGGACGCTGCCAGTGCAGGAAAGTCGTCTTGGCAAGCATCATGTGATACCATGCGTCGCTCTCACTGCTGAACCTGACTGCATCTCCGATGAACACATTCCTGAATGGAACTACAGCTCTCAGGTAGATGGAGAGCAGAAACAGCATGCCAAGCCCCGCATACCAGTATATTTCGGGCAGGCGCTTTCTGCTCTGCGTTTTGCTATCCGTGTCCTTCTTCATATCCATGGGTCTCCTGTTTTAGCGATGGAGAGCATATTTCAAGGAGATAAACGTTTTGAGGCTGAACACGATCGATATGGGTTTCTGGGTCTGCTCTCAGCCATGACCAGGGCTGTAGCATGCACTGGCACAATGCTGATGAATCCCAGGAGGTCGGATGTGTTATGATGACTTGGGTGCGGGTCGCTGAATAGCCTGGAATCCGCAATCCTGCGATGCCAAGATGGTTTTGATCCCTGTGGTACGGGTACAAACTAATTCTGATGCCTGATGGAGCTAATTCGGGTAATCCATGAGCGGCTCGGCACCCTCTCACGGGCTGCCCTTTCCGGGGCGGCTTTCCGGCTCACCTTCCGAACCTCCTCTCCCTTCTCTGGAAAGCCCTTATAGCGCGCAGGAAGTCCAGTCGCCTCAGGGATGCCCAGTCGACATCTGTGAAGTAAAGCTCTGAGTAGGCGGCCTGCCAGATCATGAAGTCGCTGAGCCTTCTGCCGCCAGCCCTTATCACCAGGTCCGGCTTCTGCTTGAACCTCAGGTAACGCTCTATGGTCTCCCTCTCTATCTCCTCCGGCTCTATCAGCCCTGCTGCAACATCTCTGAGAACAGATCTTATCGCCTCTGTGACCTCCTTCTTCCCCCCGTAGCCCAGGGAGACCGTGACGCTGATCCCGCCCCTTCCAGTCGCTATAGATCTGTCGGTGTTGATGATGCTCACGTCCGCGGGGGTCTCTTTGAGTATGGACTCGAGAGAGGGCGCGAGCTCACCGGAGTAATGTCCTATGTGTATCAGCAGGCTCTCTATGCCGAGCGATGCGCTCCACTCGATCAGATCCCCGAACTTCTCCAGATTGGTACCGTCGAACGATGATACCACAAATGCCACACATCGTGGCCTTGGATGGCTCAGGACATCTCTTTCGAGGAGCTTCTCGTACAGTTTGTGTATCAAATGAACCTCTCCGGAGCACCGATCGATACGCTCCATGAAGTAAAGCTGCCCTGTTACCCGGTCAGCTCTTGAAGGCAAAGTATTTTTGGTTGGATGGCGACTGGTTGGCCATGCAGAGAGAGGACGCCTTGAGGCTCGCGATGGGTGCGCTGGCGTTTCTGCTTCCAGTAACAGGCGTCTTCACAACACTCTTCCTTGCGATCTTATACCTCATCCACAAGCCCACCAGAATGCTGAGCTCATCACTCATGCTGCTTCTGGTCCTCAGAGAGGTGCTGACCCTCACACACCTCGATCTTCCGATGTATGTTGTTGCGATAGCGTTCATACCGCCGACCGTGGCCCACATAGTATCAAAGAGGTTTCAACAGCTTTCTGGCAGCTTCATATACATAATGGCCACTGTGGCGATCGGCTATCCTGCTGCATACCTCTCGGCTCCGGATCTCCTGCAGGAGAGGATACTGTTTCTGACCATCCTCGGAGGGCTGAGCGGCGCATTCCTGCAGCATGTCTCCAGAGAGATGGATTTCACGGTTCCATTTGGCGTGTGTATGGTCATGTGGCTGTTCAGCTTCGAATACCCGCTTCCAGAGCTCAGCAGGATCCTCATGATATACATATTCGCCGTTCTTCTCGGAGTTGGAGCTTACTGGGCGAAGGCTGCAGATGTTGATGCCGTGCTCAGCGAGGTCATAATATGCATACTGGTGGTTCTCTTCGCCGGACTGAAGTGGTTTCTCCTCCTCCTGTGCTTCTACCTGCTAGGCGGGGCGTTCACTCGCTACGGATACTCATACAAGCACAGCCTGGGGATCGCCCAGGAGAAGTGCGGCGTCCGGGGATACAAGAACGTGTACAGCAACAGCTTGGTACCTCTTGTGGCCGCGCTGTGCTATGGGATATACAGCAACGATATATTTTTCTATGCCTTCCTCGGCGCTGTGGCCACTGCGAATGGGGACACGCTGGCCAGCGAGATAGGTGAGACCAGCAGGTCCAAGCCCAGGATGATTACGACTATGAAGCCCGTGGATCCCGGCGTCGACGGAGGTGTGACACCTCTCGGGGAGATGGCATCTCTGGCCGGCGCTGGGGCCATAGGAGCGGTCGCTGTTGCAGCAGGCATGACGGGCCTGGATGGTTTCCTGATCGCCCTCACGAGCGGTTTTCTCGGCTCTAACTTCGACAGCCTGATGGGCGCGATATTTCAGAGAAGAGGTTTGCTCACAAACAACGGCGTCAACCTCGTCGCAACGCTCTTCGGTGGTGTTACAGGAGCTCTGATGGGGGTGCTGATTTGAAGGTCTATGCTGTTCTCGGGGATCCGGTAGAGCACAGCCTCTCGCCTGTGATGCATAACGCTGCCTTCCGTGCTATGGGTCTTCAGGCGAGCTACCATGCGTTCAGGGTTGGGATAAACAGGCTGAGGGACGCGATCCTGGGAGCTGATGCGATGGGCTTTGGTGGACTGAACCTGACGATACCATTGAAGGAGAGCGCGATGGCTGTGGTCGAGCCGGACGAGACCGCTGTGGCGATCGGCGCTGTGAACACGGTCTCATTCCGCGG
This region includes:
- a CDS encoding oligosaccharyl transferase, archaeosortase A system-associated → MKKDTDSKTQSRKRLPEIYWYAGLGMLFLLSIYLRAVVPFRNVFIGDAVRFSSESDAWYHMMLAKTTFLHWQRPWFDPLTNFPNGTPLHFGPFLSWGVALLSKIVGLGGSDLHTVDVVGAFWPVIMGSLLILPVYHIGKELGGRGCGITAAALTVVLPGQLFSRTVLGFTDHHSSEILLSTLSMLLFILAFRSGRSLSFSTLRDINAVKRPLVLTVLAGIALGLYVDAWSMGILFEGILLIAITLQSVVEHYRGRSGEYLGITGAIGLFFAFLMVVPFAHSYNRFSIIQYSLFQPSMLLLGSIFCLELAVASREVSRRGLSWALYPGSVAGVVLLDLLIVVLAVPELFSAVVYGLKTYMLPRTGGAATVAELSPIYMDLGRGVTGIDENFPGLIRILSPFYIAIIGLCMLVYRYLRDSRAPYLLVIVWSAVTLIITLAANRSAYYYAVNVALLCGYLASLAYARAGLSDIEDVLARSPSNLTREVRPERLASAAAVILIVIILAYPSVLSSHAIARYSVGPNQDWVSSIEWLRNNTPYPGLDIYDVYERPPEGQYFQYPETAYGVMSWWDYGHLIETIGHRYPNANPFQEGIGSKSKGTPGSSPFFLAESEGEAEDVLTRLNESRPPYMNARYIMTDVEMAVTKFHAIAAWSSIPLTRYTGAVYQPQADSLVPIQVWMPEYFRTMVARLHFFDGSEVEPQDPVAIAYTRVTMPDGTPLTVITKSPLIPKSEKELESFINESLNEGYNVSVVSRSFARSPVHVEALQHYRLVHESTTQVTTEGNRYVKTFEHVPGAVIKGRASPGSKVVIEVPIMTNQKRLFIYRQSNVTDSNGEFVLVVPYSTEGPVVWGTNFDTRPIGAYRLTVNGASREVRVSEKDVLSGGVVEV
- a CDS encoding undecaprenyl diphosphate synthase family protein encodes the protein MIHKLYEKLLERDVLSHPRPRCVAFVVSSFDGTNLEKFGDLIEWSASLGIESLLIHIGHYSGELAPSLESILKETPADVSIINTDRSIATGRGGISVTVSLGYGGKKEVTEAIRSVLRDVAAGLIEPEEIERETIERYLRFKQKPDLVIRAGGRRLSDFMIWQAAYSELYFTDVDWASLRRLDFLRAIRAFQRRERRFGR
- a CDS encoding TIGR00297 family protein, which translates into the protein MQREDALRLAMGALAFLLPVTGVFTTLFLAILYLIHKPTRMLSSSLMLLLVLREVLTLTHLDLPMYVVAIAFIPPTVAHIVSKRFQQLSGSFIYIMATVAIGYPAAYLSAPDLLQERILFLTILGGLSGAFLQHVSREMDFTVPFGVCMVMWLFSFEYPLPELSRILMIYIFAVLLGVGAYWAKAADVDAVLSEVIICILVVLFAGLKWFLLLLCFYLLGGAFTRYGYSYKHSLGIAQEKCGVRGYKNVYSNSLVPLVAALCYGIYSNDIFFYAFLGAVATANGDTLASEIGETSRSKPRMITTMKPVDPGVDGGVTPLGEMASLAGAGAIGAVAVAAGMTGLDGFLIALTSGFLGSNFDSLMGAIFQRRGLLTNNGVNLVATLFGGVTGALMGVLI